Proteins found in one Canis aureus isolate CA01 chromosome 19, VMU_Caureus_v.1.0, whole genome shotgun sequence genomic segment:
- the SYDE1 gene encoding rho GTPase-activating protein SYDE1: MAEPLLRKTFSRLRGREKLPRKKSDAKERGRPAQRPEPSPPEPEPQAPEGSQAGAEVPPSPETSRSPARGAYLQSLEPSSRRWVLGGAKPPEEAALGPRAPGSGEPAGEIWYNPIPEEDSRPLAPEPPGPQPGSAEPEGPASQGAAPASPPTKTSRTKSPGPARRLSMKMKKLPDLRRRLSLRGTRAGRERERAAPEGSVISRYHLDSSVGTPGRAAGAGATRGPRAGYLSDGDSPERPAGPPSPTAFRPYEVGPTARAPPAALWGRLSLHLYGLGGLRPAPGATPRDLCCLLQVDGVARARTGPLRGGPDFLRLDHTFHLELEAARLLRALVLAWDPGVRRHRPCAQGTVLLPTVFRGCQAQQLAVRLEPQGLLYAKLTLSEQQEAPGTDEPRVFGLPLPLLVEREQPPGQVPLIIQKCVGQIERRGLRVVGLYRLCGSAAVKKELRDAFERDSAAVCLSEDLYPDINVITGILKDYLRELPTPLITQPLYQVVLEAMAQGPPSRAPSSTEGTRELLNCLPDVERATLTLLLDHLRLVSSFHAHNRMTPQNLAVCFGPVLLPARQAPSRPRIRSSGPGLSNAVDFKRHIEVLHYLLQAWPDPRRPPEPPGLAPYLRPKRQPPLHLPLAGPEVVARPRGRGGPESPPSNRYAGDWSVCGRDFLPCGRDFLSGPDYDHVTGGYSEDEDEEAGEPAGAADFDDDFEAPFNPHLNLKDFDALILDLERELSKQINVCL, from the exons ATGGCCGAGCCGCTGCTCAGGAAAACCTTCTCCCGCCTGCGGGGCCGGGAGAAACTTCCCCGGAAAAAGTCGGACGCGAAGGAGCGCG GCCGCCCAGCCCAGCGCCCGGAGCCCAGTCCTCCAGAGCCAGAGCCCCAGGCCCCTGAAGGGTCCCAGGCTGGAGCAGAGGTGCCCCCGAGCCCTGAGACATCTCGGAGCCCAGCTCGGGGGGCCTACCtgcagagcctggagcccagcaGCCGCCGATGGGTGCTGGGTGGGGCCAAGCCACCAGAAGAGGCTGCTTTGGGGCCCAGGGCACCTGGAAGCGGGGAGCCTGCGGGTGAGATTTGGTATAACCCTATCCCTGAGGAAGACTCCAGACCCCTGGCACCTGAGCCCCCAGGACCACAACCAGGCTCAGCTGAGCCAGAGGGCCCGGCCTCCCAAG GTGCAGCCCCTGCCAGCCCCCCCACCAAAACCTCCCGCACAAAGTCCCCCGGCCCAGCCAGGCGTCTGTCCATGAAGATGAAGAAGCTGCCCGACCTTAGGCGCCGGCTGAGCCTGCGGGGCACCAGGGCTGGCAGAGAGCGTGAGAGGGCCGCCCCCGAGGGCTCCGTCATCAGCCGTTACCACCTGGACAGCAGTGTGGGGACCCCCGGACGggcagcaggggctggggccacgCGGGGCCCTCGGGCCGGTTACCTCAGTGATGGTGACTCACCAGAGCGCCCAGCAGGGCCCCCGTCGCCCACTGCCTTCCGGCCCTATGAGGTGGGCCCAACAGCCCGAGCACCCCCCGCCGCACTCTGGGGCCGCCTCAGCCTACACTTGTATGGGCTGGGGGGTCTGCGGCCGGCACCTGGGGCCACCCCAAGAGACCTCTGCTGCCTACTGCAGGTGGATGGGGTGGCCCGGGCCCGAACAGGGCCACTGCGGGGGGGACCAGACTTCTTGCGGCTGGACCACACCTTCCACCTAGAACTCGAGGCGGCCCGGCTGCTGCGGGCACTGGTGCTGGCGTGGGACCCGGGTGTGCGGAGGCACCGGCCCTGCGCCCAGGGCACTGTGCTCCTACCCACAGTCTTCCGAG GGTGCCAGGCCCAGCAACTGGCCGTGCGTCTGGAGCCCCAGGGGCTGTTGTATGCCAAGCTGACGCTGTCAGAGCAGCAGGAAGCCCCAGGCACAGATGAGCCCCGAGTCTTTGGGCTGCCCTTGCCGCTGCTGGTGGAACGGGAACAGCCCCccggccaggtgcccctcatcatcCAGAAGTGCGTTGGGCAGATTGAGCGCCGAGGGCTTCGG GTGGTGGGGCTGTAccgtctgtgtggctcagcagctgTGAAGAAAGAGCTCCGGGATGCCTTTGAGCGGGACAGTGCAGCTGTCTGCCTCTCTGAGGACCTGTATCCCGATATCAATGTCATCACTG gcatCCTCAAGGATTATCTTCGGGAGTTGCCCACCCCACTCATCACCCAGCCCCTCTATCAGGTGGTGCTGGAGGCCATGGCCCAAGGACCCCCAAGCAGGGCCCCCTCTAGCACTGAGGGCACCCGTGAGCTCCTCAACTGCCTGCCGGATGTGGAGAGG GCCACGCTGACGCTTCTCCTGGACCACCTGCGCCTGGTCTCCTCCTTCCACGCCCACAACCGCATGACCCCGCAGAACCTGGCCGTGTGCTTCGGGCCCGTGCTGCTGCCGGCGCGCCAGGCACCCTCCAGGCCCCGCATCCGCAGCTCTGGCCCGGGCCTCAGCAACGCAGTGGACTTCAAGCGCCACATCGAGGTGCTGCACTACCTGCTGCAGGCCTGGCCAG ATCCCCGCAggcccccggagcctccaggcctcGCGCCGTACCTGCGGCCCAAGCGGCAGCCCCCGCTGCACCTGCCGCTCGCCGGCCCCGAAGTGGTGGCGCGGCCCCGCGGCCGTGGCGGCCCCGAGAGCCCCCCAAGTAACCGCTATGCGGGCGACTGGAGCGTCTGCGGACGCGACTTCCTGCCGTGCGGGCGGGACTTTCTGTCCGGGCCGGACTACGACCACGTGACGGGCGGCTACagcgaggacgaggacgaggaggcGGGCGAGCCGGCGGGCGCCGCGGACTTCGACGACGACTTCGAGGCGCCCTTCAACCCGCACCTGAACCTCAAAGACTTCGACGCCCTCATCCTGGACCTGGAGCGAGAGCTCTCCAAGCAGATCAACGTGTGCCTCTGA